Proteins from one Nicotiana tabacum cultivar K326 chromosome 23, ASM71507v2, whole genome shotgun sequence genomic window:
- the LOC107820758 gene encoding uncharacterized protein LOC107820758 isoform X1, protein MVAPSSGSTSLKDYLKKYESNNEEEKKKQKKKKKVKPNVKGGVVVVDEDPVWQKPVKIEDEEDESADEELPQVNEDIEVKRMKRLEQLRARRPFGSISEDGSGWVSLSSTSDIIPSDDQIADLSPPRKRLGRNDTPSPEPQLKQSSSAADYLSPPRKPRARNDTPSPESGRKRPRTQEGDLSPPRKGEPLLKPSSARDADMSPPRKRRVRNDTSELEMKPLSTRDADISPPRRRRARNDSPESDVKSFSTRNTDISPPRRRRTRNDTPSPEAKAKPSADLAPPKRRQKYGQSPPDMSDISPPRRGSRASDSDLSPRRKARPETSTMKQELKTGLVSGKDIKEEIAKTKKEDWLRFKEMDPLLSGRGAEPVYRDKITGERMSKEEFLKSKKKKQEKEKPKEIKLEWGKGLAQKRELEARLQELESEKEKPFARSRDDPELDSMLKERVRWGDPMAHLVKKKQLEPNLPDFGANDKMKDSGFIIPQEIPSHSWIKRGLDAAPNRYGIRPGRHWDGVDRSTGYEKQLFKRTNEKQATEREAYLWSVSDM, encoded by the exons ATGGTGGCTCCATCTTCAGGCTCTACTTCGCTGAAGGACTACCTAAAAAAGTATGAAAGTAACAAtgaagaggaaaagaagaaacagaagaaaaagaagaaggttaAACCTAATGTCAAAGGAGGTGTCGTTGTGGTCGACGAAGATCCTGTTTGGCAAAAGCCTGTAAAAATTGAAGATGAAGAGGATGAGTCAGCTG ACGAGGAGCTGCCTCAGGTAAATGAAGATATTGAAGTTAAGCGCATGAAAAGATTGGAGCAGCTTAGAGCTAGACGTCCATTTGGTTCCATTTCAGAAGATGGAAGTGGTTGGGTATCTCTATCAAGTACTTCTGATATTATCCCTTCTGATGACCAAATTGCTGATTTGTCCCCGCCACGGAAAAGACTTGGTCGAAATGATACACCCTCACCAGAACCTCAACTTAAGCAATCAAGTTCTGCAGCTGATTATTTATCACCGCCGCGTAAGCCAAGGGCTCGAAATGATACACCCTCTCCAGAAAGTGGGCGTAAGCGACCAAGAACTCAGGAGGGTGACCTGTCACCACCCCGCAAAGGTGAACCTCTGTTGAAGCCTTCAAGCGCAAGAGACGCTGATATGTCACCACCACGTAAACGGAGGGTTCGAAATGATACATCTGAACTTGAAATGAAGCCTTTGAGCACCAGAGATGCTGATATTTCACCACCGCGTAGACGAAGGGCCCGGAATGATTCACCTGAATCTGATGTGAAGTCTTTCAGCACTAGAAATACTGATATCTCACCCCCAAGGCGACGTAGGACTCGAAATGACACCCCTTCACCAGAAGCTAAAGCCAAGCCTTCTGCTGATTTGGCACCACCAAAACGGAGGCAAAAGTATGGCCAAAGTCCTCCAGATATGTCTGATATTTCTCCTCCTCGGCGAGGTTCCCGTGCATCAGACTCGGATCTTTCTCCCCGAAGGAAGGCACGTCCAGAAACATCTACTATGAAGCAGGAGCTAAAGACCGGTTTGGTTAGTGGCAAAGATATTAAAGAAGAAATTGCTAAGACAAAGAAGGAAGACTGGTTAAG GTTTAAAGAGATGGATCCGTTACTTAGTGGCCGAGGGGCTGAACCAGTATATCGGGATAAAATTACAG GGGAACGAATGTCAAAGGAAGAGTTCCTGAAGTCCAAGAAGAAGAAGCAAGAGAAGGAGAAGCCAAAG GAAATAAAACTGGAATGGGGGAAGGGATTGGCTCAAAAGCGTGAGTTGGAGGCTAGGCTTCAGGAACTAGAAAGCGAGAAGGAAAAGCCATTTGCACGGAGCAG AGATGATCCAGAACTAGACAGTATGCTGAAGGAAAGAGTTCGATGGGGTGACCCAATGGCACATTTGGTTAAG AAAAAGCAATTAGAACCAAATCTGCCGGATTTTGGGGCTAATGACAAAATGAAGGACTCAGGTTTTATAATCCCTCAGGAAATACCTTCTCACAGTTGGATAAAAAGAGGATTGGATGCGGCACCCAATCGTTATGGTATAAGACCAGGGCGACACTGGGATGGGGTTGACCGAAGTACAG GATATGAGAAGCAGTTGTTCAAGAGGACCAATGAGAAACAAGCAACTGAAAGGGAAGCATATCTATGGTCTGTGTCCGACATGTGA
- the LOC107820758 gene encoding uncharacterized protein LOC107820758 isoform X2 — protein sequence MKRLEQLRARRPFGSISEDGSGWVSLSSTSDIIPSDDQIADLSPPRKRLGRNDTPSPEPQLKQSSSAADYLSPPRKPRARNDTPSPESGRKRPRTQEGDLSPPRKGEPLLKPSSARDADMSPPRKRRVRNDTSELEMKPLSTRDADISPPRRRRARNDSPESDVKSFSTRNTDISPPRRRRTRNDTPSPEAKAKPSADLAPPKRRQKYGQSPPDMSDISPPRRGSRASDSDLSPRRKARPETSTMKQELKTGLVSGKDIKEEIAKTKKEDWLRFKEMDPLLSGRGAEPVYRDKITGERMSKEEFLKSKKKKQEKEKPKEIKLEWGKGLAQKRELEARLQELESEKEKPFARSRDDPELDSMLKERVRWGDPMAHLVKKKQLEPNLPDFGANDKMKDSGFIIPQEIPSHSWIKRGLDAAPNRYGIRPGRHWDGVDRSTGYEKQLFKRTNEKQATEREAYLWSVSDM from the exons ATGAAAAGATTGGAGCAGCTTAGAGCTAGACGTCCATTTGGTTCCATTTCAGAAGATGGAAGTGGTTGGGTATCTCTATCAAGTACTTCTGATATTATCCCTTCTGATGACCAAATTGCTGATTTGTCCCCGCCACGGAAAAGACTTGGTCGAAATGATACACCCTCACCAGAACCTCAACTTAAGCAATCAAGTTCTGCAGCTGATTATTTATCACCGCCGCGTAAGCCAAGGGCTCGAAATGATACACCCTCTCCAGAAAGTGGGCGTAAGCGACCAAGAACTCAGGAGGGTGACCTGTCACCACCCCGCAAAGGTGAACCTCTGTTGAAGCCTTCAAGCGCAAGAGACGCTGATATGTCACCACCACGTAAACGGAGGGTTCGAAATGATACATCTGAACTTGAAATGAAGCCTTTGAGCACCAGAGATGCTGATATTTCACCACCGCGTAGACGAAGGGCCCGGAATGATTCACCTGAATCTGATGTGAAGTCTTTCAGCACTAGAAATACTGATATCTCACCCCCAAGGCGACGTAGGACTCGAAATGACACCCCTTCACCAGAAGCTAAAGCCAAGCCTTCTGCTGATTTGGCACCACCAAAACGGAGGCAAAAGTATGGCCAAAGTCCTCCAGATATGTCTGATATTTCTCCTCCTCGGCGAGGTTCCCGTGCATCAGACTCGGATCTTTCTCCCCGAAGGAAGGCACGTCCAGAAACATCTACTATGAAGCAGGAGCTAAAGACCGGTTTGGTTAGTGGCAAAGATATTAAAGAAGAAATTGCTAAGACAAAGAAGGAAGACTGGTTAAG GTTTAAAGAGATGGATCCGTTACTTAGTGGCCGAGGGGCTGAACCAGTATATCGGGATAAAATTACAG GGGAACGAATGTCAAAGGAAGAGTTCCTGAAGTCCAAGAAGAAGAAGCAAGAGAAGGAGAAGCCAAAG GAAATAAAACTGGAATGGGGGAAGGGATTGGCTCAAAAGCGTGAGTTGGAGGCTAGGCTTCAGGAACTAGAAAGCGAGAAGGAAAAGCCATTTGCACGGAGCAG AGATGATCCAGAACTAGACAGTATGCTGAAGGAAAGAGTTCGATGGGGTGACCCAATGGCACATTTGGTTAAG AAAAAGCAATTAGAACCAAATCTGCCGGATTTTGGGGCTAATGACAAAATGAAGGACTCAGGTTTTATAATCCCTCAGGAAATACCTTCTCACAGTTGGATAAAAAGAGGATTGGATGCGGCACCCAATCGTTATGGTATAAGACCAGGGCGACACTGGGATGGGGTTGACCGAAGTACAG GATATGAGAAGCAGTTGTTCAAGAGGACCAATGAGAAACAAGCAACTGAAAGGGAAGCATATCTATGGTCTGTGTCCGACATGTGA